catgttctcctcgatgttcttggagatctattcgatgtaatacttttttgcggtgtgtttgccgagatacgatgaattgtggatttatgatcagcttatctatgaacattatttgaatcttctctgaattcttttatgcatgatttgatatctttgtaattctcttcgaactattggtttggtttggccaactagattggtttttctggcaatgggagaagtgcttagctttgggttcaatcttgcggtgtcctttcccagtgacagtaggggaagcaaggcacatattgtattgttgccgtcgaggataaaaacatggggttttcatcatattgcttgagttaattcctctacgtcatgtcatcttactttatgcgttactccgttctttatgaacttaatactctagatgcatgctggatagcggtcgacatgtggagtaatagtaatagatgcagaatcatttcggtctacttgacacagacgtgatgcctatattcatgatcgttgccttagatattgtcacaactttgcgcttttctatcaattgctcggcagtaatttgttcacccaccgtattattttctatcttgagagaagcctctagtgatacctatggcccccgggtctattttccatcatataagttcccgatctactattttgcaatcttttactttccgatctataaaccaaaaatatatactttaccgtttatctatctctatcagatctcacttttgcaagtaaccatgaagggattgacaacccctttattgcattgggtgcaagttgtttgattgtttgtgcatgtattcggtgatttgtgcgctatctcctactagattgataccttggttctcaaactgagggaaatacttatctctactttgctgcatcaccctttcctcttcaagggaaaaaccaacgcaagctcaagaagtagcaggcgTACCCGGCTGACCGCCCGTCGGGGGCCTAATGCCTTGTCCCCCGGGAATGTAGAAGCTTCCTCTCTCGTCTAGCTGCTTGACGTAGCTAGAGACTGTgtcgatatttccccaaagaggaagggatgatgcagcacagctacggtaagtatttccctcagttgtgaaaccaaggtatcaatccagtaggagaactaagcaacactatgtaaacggtacctgcacacaaagaacaaatacttgcaacccgacgcataggaggggttgtcaatccctcctcggtaaaaagatagataaatttGTATGAGTatggataaatagatctgaacgaaacgcgaaataaaataagtgaagaaaaagtgcagcaaggtatttttgactttttggaataatagatctgaaaataaatgagGCAAAAGATAGATcagaaagcaaatatgataaaagatagaccccggggccataggtttcactagtggcttctctcgagaaaatagcgcacggtgggtaaacaaattactattgggcaatcgATAGAAGAACAaacaattatgacgatatccaaggcaatgatcatttatataggcatcacgtccaagattagtagaccgactcctgcctacatatactactattactccacacatcgacgtccaagaacgatgacatgatgtagacaagatctattcatgtaggaataaaccccatcttgttatccttaataccaacggtacatgcgtgtcatgtctctttctgtcactgagattgagcaccacaagatcgaacccatcacaaagcacctcttcccatggcaagaaaagaCAATCTAGTTGGCAGGACCAAACCAAAatttcagagaagaaatacaaggctataacaATCGGGCATAAAATAGCtcagcaaagactcaaataatattcatggatagaactgatcataaacccataattcatcagatcccaacaaacacaccacaaaaagtcattacatcaaatagatctccaagaacatcgaggagaaattgtattgaagatcaaaaagagagaagaagccatctagctactaactacggacccgtaggtctgtgctaaactactcacgcatcattggaggggaaacaaggatgatgaagaacccctccgcgatcgttgccccctccggcagagtgccggaaaaggcctctagattggatctcgtggttctggaacttgcggcggctggaaaagtgtttcgtcgactcccctagggatTTTGCGATTTTAAGGTATTTATGAAGGTGGAGGTGAGTGGAGAAGCTTCCCATGGGCTCCACTACCCACCAAGGCACGCTAGGGGCCTCTGGCGCGTCCTGGTACCTAGTGGGCCCCACGAGCCTCCTTCCGTGTGCTCTTTGGCTCCCTTGGTGTCTTCTAGgtagaaaaaatctccaaaaagtttcgtggcatttggagtTCGTTCGGTATTGATATTCTgagaagtaaaaaacaagcaaaaaacatcaactggcactgggcactatgtcaataggttagtcccaaaaaatgatataaagttgctagtaattctatataaaacatccaagattgatactttaatagcatggcacaataaaaaattatagatacattggagacgtatcacgctgTCGAGGACATACGCGACATCGCGGACCGGGCTCGCCAGGAAGAGGAAGTGGCGGCGATAAAAGCTTGTAGCGCACCAAAGTAGTTGCAGACACCGAGGAGTAGTATTAGTGGGGGGGCACGTTTTGAGTAGAGGATAAATTCCTCTCAAATGGATTTACCTTTCATCTTCAGATTCATGCCCAAAATGTTTGAGGAATCAATGTGTTATCTCTTTGAGTGCTTTAGACTGAAAATAACGTGTAAATGTGTTGCTAATTCATCCAAAGTTGACGTGCCGACCACAGTGCGATCTGTTTGTTCTAAAGTAGGCATGTCCACTGACTGAATTAGAAACTAAACTTTATGACGAAAGAATTGATCTTCCCATCCAGACTTTAACCTATTCTATTCAATCATATGCACAAAACAAAGCCATATGATCTCTACAAATGAACAACCAATTGTAGCAAATGCGTTTCAAATTTATCAAAAATTGACGTGACGACCAACCTGTCATCTATATATTCTGAAGTAGACATGTCCACTCTCTCAAATTGCAACTGAATTTTCTGACAAAACAACAAGCAATCACAGTGAATGATAGATGTATCCGACAAGTGGACATGGCCGATGTAACATGCATATTACTTCTACATGTGCACACTACACACATATGTTGGTTCATTCATGTACACGTTATGAAGCAAACCACACCCAAAGAGCTTGCATTTTCTTCTCTGCATTTTGTACGTGTTTAAAAAGACAATATTAATACCCCATACAAAAAAGCCCAATTTTTTAATCATGATTATGAAGAAAACCGCTTTTGTCCATATAGAAGCTGCAACATTAAGTTGTTTTAGTCAAGACATCACGTGTGCGCTAGGGTTATGGAGGTAGTGTTACTAGGGGCTATAAACGGAGAAAATGTGTGCACTATGGGTATGGAAGTAGTCTTAGTACGAGGTAAAAAGGGCATACCATCTCAATTTTGAAATTGTTATGAGTACTTGGAAATTGAAAATAAAGTACAACAATGAATGAGAAAACACATCTACAATAAGTTGTTTGAATCTAGGAGAACATGTGTGCATTAGGGGTATGGAAGTAGTGTCAGTAGGAGGTACAGAAGGGCGTGGCATCTAGATTTTGAAATGGGGAGTGAACAACCATCAGGACATGTCAAGTGGAAACTTTAGTTCAAATTTCACATGGACAAAGATGTATTACATGATCTAATATAAATTATTACTAGTTTGTCATGTACAAGGAAAAGAATACGGTTCATTGAAAAATTGTTCACTGGACTTGGCATGACAAATAAACCTCTTCTAAATAATAAAAAGGATCCACCTTCCTTTAATATTCTCGCTGGACCCGAAAATTTTgttccctcctcctcttcgttcCCTCTCTTTTTTTGTTCCCTCCAACTATTTAAATATCGCACTCCTTTTCCCCAAACCCACCTTATGAAGCTTCTTGACAATTCACGAAATGAACCCACATCTTCATTCACACCGTCCCCTCATATGTCTCTTCTTCCGCAGATCTAGTCCACTTGTGGCAGCCAAATGAAACCCTCCTCGGTGTCCGGCATGGACGGCGTGCTTCGAAGCGGCAAACAACGTAAACTTCCCTCGTCGACCCCAAGAACTAATCGTAGACTACCAGGTAACAACTCTAGCCCCCTCTCACCCCATCGTCCCTATTAAGATTTGCACATGCTTTTACGTTTTCACATGTTGTTCTTTCAAAGATGTAATCTAATTGTAGGCTCCGTACATCATCTAATTCTATCTAGGATTATACCAATTTAGTATGTAGTTTCTTAATACATTAGGCGTATTATACGGGGTACTGCAGATAGTTCTATCTACAGTTACAGTAATTTAGTATGCAGATTCATATTAAATCTTGTGTGCTGTTTTTTACAATTGAATGATTTCTTCTTCTTAATGTAATATGTTGCTCCAGATTAGGTAGTGTAGTACTACTTCTTATTCTTACTAATAGAATCTACGTACTTCTGGAGTATGTGTTACCCTGTGAATCTTTGTTCACATTATTGATGACCGTGCGTAGTAACAAGTCGTGTATGATTCTACAGTTGTTGCTGCCAGACGAGCACATATGTACTGCAGGATTAAAGAAGAGACACCGGAGGACGATTGTCCTAATGCCAAACGTGCACTGAGAAAAGATGGTGTCTACAAAACTGATATGGATTCACAGGGTTCAGATGATGCCAGCTAGATTGATATAGGTCAATATCCTGGTAATCTTAAGAAAACTACTACTCACGTACAGATTTCTTGTACATCAGATTAGTACCACTTCTAGATTTTTGTTTCTAAACTACTAGTAATaatgtacgtgcaatgcacgtttaTATTAGGTAAGATATTAGTTACACGTTATATTAGGTAAGATATATCTGTTGCACGTTGGTATTTGGTAAGATATCAATTACTTTTTCACGGAATTGGTAGGATACTAATTACATGGCAGATTTCAAGGGATAGCGTTGAGTCAAAACGTGTTTATAACCAATAACAGTGGTGGGTAATTAAAGCGTTAAACGTGTTTGGTGCTCAACATTGGAGCGATTTGAACCGGTAGATAACATGATTTGACAGAGATGGTTTGGATCTGCCCatttgggtctttttatattggtatagatatagatgtctTCGAGTGCATTCGTCCAGGCAATGTATGGTTCTAGAGTGGCACTAGGGAAAAAGCGCACCATAGCCGATGTACCTTCATCTTTAATTTCAACAAGATCTACAATGAATGACCCATCTATTCACATTGTTAAACTTTCTTTCCTGATGTTAATTAATCTACAAGTTGAACTTGTGTTGTAAAACGTTTATAAAAACTAGACGTGCATATCCTCTATCCTAAATGAGTGTATGTTTTATGCAGGGAATGGATCATATTGACCCCAAGGATGCATTTGCCATAGAAATGTGCATTGGTCTTATGAGGAAATGTGGTCGCGATATTCCAGTTAGGAACAATTACTGGAACAAGCTAAAAAACGCACCCGTGAGCAGGCTATATCATTAAAGCCTAATTATATAAATGAAGAAAGTTGGCAGAAACTTGTGGACCACTAGTGTGAGGATCATTCCAATGTATGTGATACACACTCTTGGCTTTTTAACTTGTCAATCCATACTTCTGGAAACATCGTACGGAATTTGAGCTACATGTCATAGGAACTTCGTGCGAAGAAATAAGGAAAACCATCTACTCTGAAGCTCAGCCATAACACTGCACCTACATAATGATATTCCCACTTCAGACATATAGTACGTGTTTGTACTACCTTATTACAAAAGTTGTATGTTGGATTACCACATTTCTTGTTGTATTGATGTTTACCAATTGATAAATCTGATACAAGCCTAAGGACAACATTGATAATCAGTCTGGTGGAGACTTGCTTGAACTACGTGCACTAGAAACAAGGATCCTCCATTGAGTCTGACTGCAAAAAAACAAATCATAAGTACTGCCAAATTTGCAGGCTTCAAATTTATAGTCTGACAATAATTATTCAAACTACCAAACATTGTTCTAACACTGCTATCAACCGTATTGCTGAATGAATCGAGGATCAGACATACACCATCAAAACTGCTTGATACAACAACAATACCTGATGTAGAAATCATTGAGGAAAAGAGCTCCCCAAGCACCTTACTTTTCAGCATGGGCGTCCCATCCTCCTCCGTTAAGAATTCATCCTCTCGTGAACATATCCGTGAGCTAGAACACATCATTGCAACTCAAGAGGCAGATGCAAAAAAGGCAACTGATATGTTTCATGAAGAGCTCAATGAACCCCTTTTTGCCCAGATAGTAGAAATTAAAGAACTTCAGAAGAAGCAGCTAGAAGAGATTGAAGATTTCAAAATGGATCAGCAGAAGAAATCCACTGTCTTTGAAAAAAGGCAAAGACATATGGAGGCAATGCTCAGTCATCTGTTAAGGAAGTCCACACAGTCAGCACAAGACAACGTCCGAAAAACACCGATggcctcatgcttatagtcaattTAATGTTACTTTGTTCGACAATTTGTCCTCTGCTTCTCCTTGTAAAATGTTAGGATTCACTTATAATGAAAGCTCTGTTGCCAATGTTTGAAATCTCATATTCCAGCGAATCAAATTTTCAATCTATTTTCCTGAAATTACAAATTAAATACGGATTCACTCACAAAATTCACATCAATTAATCTAATTTTTTCTACGAGCGACGATAATTGTGACGTAAATGCATGTCATCAACAATGTCTAGTCCCACTTGTAAGCAGCCACGTCAGCATATTCTGGGCCCATATGTCAGCATCTTTGACCGGTCAAAACTGACGCCCGATTATTACTGAAGGGACGGTCGGTGATAAAAATCATGGCAGACCCACATGGAAGAAGACACGTCAGCAACTATTAGCCCCACCTATCTGAAtctttgaccagtcaacccccGAACCGATCACCGGTGACGGGATTATTGTCGCCAAAAAGATTTTGGGCGACATATGGGGCCATCATAGGTGACATCTGGGCCGTCACTAAACACGATCGCTGGTGACATTTTTGTTCCGTCACCTAATATGCCAACTTGCGTGACGAAAAAAGTGGTACCGTCGAAATTTTATTTTCTATGACAGCGCTTCGGTGATGGTGGGCGCGACGACCGAAAAACATCGCCAAAGTATTTTCGATGACGAAAACGGGTTATACATGACACAAGTGAAGCGTCGCAAAATAGAGCAAAGTTTGTAGTGCTAGTGGGGGCAATCAAAGCTGGCGTGGGCAGGTCAaacctgactgttgggacccatgATGGTTAAACTTAGCCTTACCTAATTAAATCAGCCGGCTAACCTACTAACCAGGGCTCACTTGTCAGTTAAAGAAAACATTGCAAGTTGTTAGTTGTACCAGAGTTGTTTCTAACGGAAAATGTTCAGGAATAATGAGAACAGTCATATAAAATGATAGGGTAGTACTGGAAACCGGAGAAACTATAAATTGGCAAAGTCCACAAATCACAATGTATTTTGGAAAGGTGATATAGTAAAGACAAATAAGAAACATGTGATGGCCGCATTGGCTTATCACAAGAAGGAATACTTTTTTTTTGCCATGGCCACTAACGAAGCTTGCCCTAGGTGTCCAAGTCGCCGATGCCACATGTTGATGGAGCAGATCGAGGGGCCACCTTTATTTATGGAGAAAAGCGAATATAGATCTTTCTAACAACTAGATCTCCCGATGATTCCCTTGGTGGCTAGATCCTTCACAAAACAAATATATGGATCAAATTCAATAGAACAAGAATTGCCCCGAGTAAAATTGCATATGGGTATGAAGTCATTAACAATCAAGAGTAAAACATCAAACATTGTTGAGAGAAAGGGGGAGTGTGACCGAGATGAGTATAACTAGTAGGAGTAATGGTGATCCAGGAACCATTACTAACAACTAAACTACGACAAGTGCATTGAAGAGAAAAGATACTAGTTGAGATTACCTCTGCAACCCGTCACATGCGATTACGCGGCATAGTCCATGTACTagtcattgttggaggaggggtgGAGCTTGTGTTGCCGGGCGCCGCGTCGATCACGGAGAACCGGTGTCGCGAGGGAGGCGACGGCATAAAGATGGATGCCATGGAGTAGAGCAACGAGTATCCCTGAGTTGGAGCAGATGGGCGTGGGTTGAGGACGCCGCCGACGCTTCGAGGGGCCCACTGAGTGTGCGGCGGCTGCCTCGGAAACGGGAAGGGCGCCCCCCATGGCGCAAAGTAGCCCATCCAGGGTCGTTGTTGTGGTTGTGCCGAATGTCCAGGCCGGGTGTTAGAAAAAGCGTTGCGATCGCCTTGATTCCCATTGTTGCTTCCACCGAGGGTGGAGCTGGAGCCGGTGTTGGTGCCAATGGTGATGGTGGAGGATCCCTTGGCCCTGTCACGCGCATTAAGATTGATTTCTTCAAACAACAGCAGGGAACGGACCTGGATAAAGGTAGGAAAAGGCCTGTGCATGGGAAGAGTAGTTGCCAACACATGGAAGCGGTTGTTGAGTCCTCGGATCATTTGCAATGTCAACATCTCATCGCTGACTGGTTCACCCGCATCGGCGAGGGCGTCAGCGAGGGCCTTAATCCGATTGCAGTAGGCGGCCAGCGTCATGTCTCCTTGCTCAGTGGCACTTAACTCTTCGCGGATGTGGACGGCCCATCCGGGCTGGTTGTCCCGGAAGAAGGTGTACAACTTGTCCCAAACAGTATACGCGGTGTTCTCCGGCTCCCTCACCACTTGATAGAGCTCATCGCAAATGGTAGCATAGAACCACAAAACAATGGTCAGATCGTCGTTGCGCCACTTGGCATCTTGAAGACGAGGATCAGACTCGTGGTCGACATGGTGGGCACAGTCGTATTTGGTGAGGATAGCGTAGAACTTCTGCGTCCACTGAGCATAGTTGTTTGCGGCGGGATCTAGCTTGAAATTGATGAAGTGGGTAATATTGATGCGGTTCATAGGAGGCTTGGGACGGGTAGAGGGGATGGCATGCTTGGTGCTCTGGCTGCCGGCGAGAGGAAAGAAATGACGAAGGGAGGAGGACGTGGCCAGAAGGGTGGGGGCGCTGAAAGAAGGAGAGATGTTGCTCATGGTGAAGAGGAGAAGATGGTTGTGATACCAAGAACGATTGTGACCTGTGTGTATAATGTCGAAGATGTCTTGTGTTCGCTCGCTGCCCTGTTTATATACATCACAAGGGGTAGAACCGCAGGAGAGAGATTTATTACAATACCGGTAAAAGTACACCAGAATTTGGCTGGTGGGAAGCTTGGGACAAAATGATGGACGAGACGCATGGTAGTACTCCCACCAGTAGTACGCAGTGGGTAGCGGATCTGATCGATGCAGGAGGCGAATTGCCACCGCGGTTCTACGATTTGTGAGATCACATCACAATCTGATCGATTCATCCGTACGATGAGTTTTTAGCTTTGTGTGTGATGTGACACTATGACATGACGGGTAATTCGATCGGTGACGATAAGTGATGAGCTTGAGTGAGGTTTTCATCTCCAATTACGATTAGCTTTGCAATGATCAGATCGCCATGTCAATGAGTGCGGGGCAGCCGTGCGTCGCTGGCCTTTTGCTACCGGCCTTGCCGTGTACACTTGTGACCGGCTTCGGCTTTCGGCGGGACAGTTTGTGCGTCCATGCCCGCCGCGCCGCATGCCTGTGCGGACGTGCACGCGATGGCTAAATTTTTTGGTTTGGTGTGGTAGGTGGTGGCCACTGGACAAAACTCGTTGGAATGAGGCACACGGATGGCTGGTACAGTGTCGTGCAGTTCTTACTGCGGGAAACTTATGCCGCGCTGCACCACCACCCACCACCGATATTAGCCATCCGTGCGCCTGATTCCAACGAGTTTTGTCCCGTGGCCACCATTCACCACCCCAAACCAAAAGTTTCAGCCATGGCGTGCACGTCCGCACAGGCATGCGGCGCGGCAAGCATGCACGCACAAACTGTTCCGCCGAAAGCCGAAGGCGGCCACAAGTGTACACGGCAAGGCACGCACCGGTAGCAAAAGACGAGCCACGGACGGCTGGC
This genomic window from Aegilops tauschii subsp. strangulata cultivar AL8/78 chromosome 4, Aet v6.0, whole genome shotgun sequence contains:
- the LOC109773092 gene encoding uncharacterized protein; protein product: MSNISPSFSAPTLLATSSSLRHFFPLAGSQSTKHAIPSTRPKPPMNRINITHFINFKLDPAANNYAQWTQKFYAILTKYDCAHHVDHESDPRLQDAKWRNDDLTIVLWFYATICDELYQVVREPENTAYTVWDKLYTFFRDNQPGWAVHIREELSATEQGDMTLAAYCNRIKALADALADAGEPVSDEMLTLQMIRGLNNRFHVLATTLPMHRPFPTFIQVRSLLLFEEINLNARDRAKGSSTITIGTNTGSSSTLGGSNNGNQGDRNAFSNTRPGHSAQPQQRPWMGYFAPWGAPFPFPRQPPHTQWAPRSVGGVLNPRPSAPTQGYSLLYSMASIFMPSPPSRHRFSVIDAAPGNTSSTPPPTMTSTWTMPRNRM